The following proteins are co-located in the Podarcis raffonei isolate rPodRaf1 chromosome 5, rPodRaf1.pri, whole genome shotgun sequence genome:
- the LOC128413588 gene encoding potassium voltage-gated channel subfamily A member 6-like — protein MAGPEDAPWGVPGRAEAAPPSSSPEAPGVGGERLVLNVSGLRFETLPRTLAAFPDTLLGDPRRRARFFDPLRNEYFFDRSRSSFDAVLHYYQSGGRLRRPAHVPLDLFVEELRFYQLGEEAIGAFREDEGFIAEDEKPLPSKPFQRQLWLLFEYPESSGPARGIAIVSVLVILISIVIFCLETLPEFRLEGKGGSYGEEPPRDLLPEDDLLSLQPDGGTPSPARPPSSARPFFTDPFFLIETLCIIWFSFELLVRFFACPSKPEFSRNIMNIIDIVAIIPYFITLGTELAQEQQKKEQPQGSSSSNGGQQQAMSLAILRVIRLVRVFRIFKLSRHSKGLQILGKTLQASMRELGLLIFFLFIGVILFSSAVYFAETDDPDSLFTSIPDAFWWAVVSMTTVGYGDMYPMTIGGKIVGSLCAIAGVLTIALPVPVIVSNFNYFYHRETDQEEQSRYTHVTCGQQQSPSSEPKKGDSNQTLSKSDFLEAEDLESAKYSNFIPTSNHACKENKLLTEV, from the coding sequence ATGGCGGGGCCGGAGGACGCGCCCTGGGGAGTCCCCGGCCGCGCGGAGGCGGcgccgccctcctcctccccgGAGGCGCCGGGCGTCGGGGGCGAGCGGCTGGTGCTGAACGTGTCCGGGCTGCGCTTCGAGACGCTGCCGCGCACGCTGGCCGCCTTCCCGGACACGCTGCTGGGCGACCCCCGGCGCCGCGCGCGCTTCTTCGACCCGCTGCGCAACGAGTACTTCTTCGACCGCAGCCGGAGCAGCTTCGACGCCGTGCTCCACTACTACCAGTCGGGCGGCAGGCTGCGCCGGCCCGCGCACGTGCCCTTGGACCTCTTCGTGGAGGAGCTGCGCTTCTACCAGCTGGGCGAGGAGGCCATCGGCGCCTTCCGCGAGGACGAGGGCTTCATCGCCGAGGACGAGAAGCCGCTGCCCTCGAAGCCCTTCCAGCGCCAGCTGTGGCTCCTCTTCGAGTACCCGGAGAGCTCGGGGCCCGCGCGGGGCATCGCCATCGTCTCCGTGCTGGTCATCCTCATCTCCATCGTCATCTTCTGCCTGGAGACCTTGCCCGAGTTCCGCCTGGAGGGCAAGGGCGGCAGCTACGGAGAGGAGCCCCCCCGGGACCTGCTGCCAGAGGACGACTTGCTTTCCTTGCAGCCCGACGGAGGGACCCCCTCGCCCGCGCGCCCGCCGTCGAGCGCCCGCCCCTTCTTCACGGACCCTTTCTTCCTCATCGAAACGCTCTGCATCATCTGGTTCTCCTTCGAGCTGCTGGTGCGCTTCTTCGCCTGCCCGAGCAAGCCCGAGTTCTCCAGGAACATCATGAACATCATTGACATTGTGGCCATCATCCCCTACTTCATCACCCTGGGGACGGAGCTGGCTCAGGAGCAGCAGAAGAAGGAGCAGccgcagggcagcagcagcagcaacggagGCCAGCAGCAAGCCATGTCCTTGGCCATCCTCAGAGTCATCCGCCTGGTCAGGGTCTTCCGGATCTTCAAGCTCTCCAGGCACTCCAAGGGGCTGCAGATCTTGGGGAAGACCCTGCAAGCCAGCATGAGGGAGCTGGGCCTCCTCATCTTCTTCCTTTTCATCGGCGTGATTCTCTTCTCCAGTGCCGTTTATTTTGCTGAGACCGATGACCCGGATTCTTTGTTCACTAGCATCCCAGATGCTTTCTGGTGGGCAGTAGTCTCCATGACCACGGTGGGCTATGGAGACATGTACCCAATGACCATTGGGGGCAAGATTGTGGGGTCGTTGTGCGCCATTGCCGGCGTGCTGACCATCGCTCTTCCTGTGCCTGTCATTGTCTCCAACTTCAACTACTTCTACCACCGAGAAACTGACCAGGAGGAGCAGTCCCGCTATACTCACGTCACTTGCGGGCAGCAGCAGTCCCCTTCTTCGGAGCCCAAGAAAGGTGACAGCAACCAAACACTCAGTAAATCAGACTTCCTGGAGGCGGAAGATTTAGAATCTGCAAAATACTCCAACTTTATTCCGACCAGCAACCACGCCTGTAAAGAGAACAAGTTGTTGACAGAGGTGTGA